In one Curtobacterium citreum genomic region, the following are encoded:
- a CDS encoding DUF6286 domain-containing protein, with protein MSSTSSLERRLRRRSVHRSRSTAVAITLIVTVLVAAWIGVEAVLKAIGQRPLLADPQTIVDAALQPDAAFTTIAEVTAAVLVIAGIVLIVLALGPGRQPRSVVDHDRGAVVIDTRILASTAANAAALAAGVPESNASASARGHRTEVRVVPLSGIPVDTHVVQQAVQDRLGRLGGKHGTHVKVHVEQKGTLA; from the coding sequence CCGGTCCACCGCGGTCGCGATCACCCTGATCGTCACCGTCCTGGTCGCGGCGTGGATCGGTGTCGAAGCGGTCCTGAAGGCCATCGGCCAGCGCCCCCTGCTGGCCGACCCGCAGACCATCGTCGACGCCGCCCTGCAGCCCGACGCCGCGTTCACGACCATCGCCGAGGTGACCGCCGCCGTCCTCGTGATCGCCGGGATCGTCCTGATCGTCCTGGCCCTGGGGCCCGGCCGGCAGCCCCGCTCGGTCGTGGACCACGACCGGGGCGCGGTCGTGATCGACACGAGGATCCTGGCCTCGACCGCCGCGAACGCGGCCGCCCTCGCCGCCGGCGTCCCCGAGTCCAACGCATCCGCGTCGGCACGTGGGCACCGCACCGAGGTGCGGGTGGTGCCCCTGTCCGGCATCCCCGTCGACACCCACGTCGTCCAGCAAGCCGTCCAGGACCGTCTCGGCCGGCTCGGCGGCAAGCACGGCACCCACGTGAAGGTGCACGTGGAGCAGAAGGGAACGCTGGCATGA
- the aqpZ gene encoding aquaporin Z has protein sequence MARKNTPGAVSASTSEQRREDAATWSPLARYLSECFGTFLLVLGGVGTALFAANFPSDTDNQSGVGFLGVALAFGLTLVAGIAAVGHISGGHFNPAVTLGLLAAGRTDVKHVPGYIVSQVVGGLAATSIIAIVLSGKAGAFSAAHDAGFASNGFGSASPGGYGLGAVFLTEAVLTGVFIAVILSITAKQEYQALAPIGIGLTLTLIHLVSIPISNTSVNPARSIATAVYGGATPLAQLWVFIVAPIVGGIVAGLIVRVGGRRRITS, from the coding sequence ATGGCACGGAAGAACACCCCCGGCGCGGTCAGCGCGTCGACCTCGGAGCAGCGCCGCGAGGACGCCGCGACCTGGAGCCCGCTCGCCCGCTACCTGTCCGAGTGCTTCGGCACGTTCCTGCTCGTCCTCGGCGGCGTCGGCACCGCGCTCTTCGCGGCGAACTTCCCGAGCGACACCGACAACCAGTCCGGCGTCGGCTTCCTCGGCGTCGCGCTCGCGTTCGGCCTGACGCTCGTCGCCGGCATCGCCGCCGTGGGACACATCTCCGGCGGCCACTTCAACCCGGCCGTCACCCTCGGCCTCCTCGCCGCGGGGCGCACCGACGTCAAGCACGTCCCGGGCTACATCGTGTCGCAGGTCGTGGGCGGACTCGCCGCGACGAGCATCATCGCGATCGTGCTCTCCGGCAAGGCCGGGGCCTTCTCCGCCGCACACGACGCGGGCTTCGCCTCGAACGGCTTCGGCAGCGCGAGTCCAGGCGGCTACGGCCTCGGCGCCGTCTTCCTGACCGAGGCCGTCCTGACCGGGGTCTTCATCGCGGTCATCCTGTCGATCACCGCGAAGCAGGAGTACCAGGCCCTCGCCCCGATCGGCATCGGCCTGACCCTGACCCTGATCCACCTCGTGAGCATCCCGATCAGCAACACCTCCGTGAACCCCGCACGTTCGATCGCGACCGCGGTCTACGGTGGGGCCACGCCGCTCGCCCAGCTGTGGGTGTTCATCGTCGCTCCGATCGTCGGCGGAATCGTCGCCGGCCTGATCGTCCGCGTCGGCGGACGCCGCCGCATCACGAGCTGA
- a CDS encoding dihydrofolate reductase family protein, with product MPARFVYWMNVSVDGYIEAEAGEHAGPDAPGWVRIDEQLHQEFNDRARAMSLSVEGRIVREMMDPYWPDARSDEDSLPVEREYAEIWTAQPKILVSRTRTEADHHTRVIGADGDSIAELARIRAEGDGDVGVGGANLATQLLDAGLIDELLLFVHPAVLGRGRPLFDPPASGSRPPLLLDLLETKAFDNGVVLHRYAVQR from the coding sequence ATGCCCGCACGGTTCGTGTACTGGATGAACGTCTCGGTGGACGGGTACATCGAGGCGGAGGCGGGCGAGCACGCCGGCCCCGACGCCCCCGGCTGGGTCCGGATCGACGAGCAGCTGCACCAGGAGTTCAACGACCGCGCACGCGCGATGTCGCTCTCGGTGGAGGGCCGGATCGTCCGCGAGATGATGGACCCCTACTGGCCGGACGCCCGCTCCGACGAGGACTCACTGCCGGTGGAGCGCGAGTACGCCGAGATCTGGACCGCGCAGCCGAAGATCCTCGTGTCGCGGACCCGCACCGAGGCCGACCACCACACGCGGGTGATCGGTGCCGACGGGGACTCGATCGCCGAGCTCGCGAGGATCCGCGCAGAGGGTGACGGGGACGTCGGTGTGGGCGGGGCGAACCTCGCGACGCAGCTCCTGGACGCCGGGCTCATCGACGAGCTGCTCCTGTTCGTGCACCCCGCCGTGCTCGGACGCGGCCGACCGCTCTTCGACCCGCCGGCGTCGGGTTCCCGCCCGCCGCTCCTGCTCGACCTGCTCGAGACGAAGGCCTTCGACAACGGCGTGGTGCTGCACCGGTACGCGGTGCAGCGGTAG
- a CDS encoding tetratricopeptide repeat protein: protein MDSRDDEWEARVAALWADETVDDRDRIDRMRALAATAPHPALGAFELGGAHDSGGDEAGAHEHYAAATAAGLDTVDPDRAAQMVVQLASTLRNLGRVDEAIAMLRDAPEHPATGAAPRVFLALALHSAGRVDEALRVAIEAVEPTLPRYHRSVRAYAAALTEQHVQD, encoded by the coding sequence ATGGACAGCAGGGACGACGAGTGGGAGGCGCGGGTCGCCGCGCTCTGGGCCGACGAGACGGTGGACGACCGGGACCGCATCGACCGGATGCGCGCGCTGGCCGCGACGGCCCCGCACCCGGCGCTGGGGGCGTTCGAGCTCGGCGGCGCGCACGACTCCGGCGGCGACGAGGCCGGCGCCCACGAGCACTACGCGGCAGCGACCGCCGCCGGCCTGGACACGGTCGACCCGGACCGTGCCGCACAGATGGTGGTGCAGCTCGCGTCCACGCTCCGGAACCTCGGCCGCGTCGACGAGGCGATCGCGATGCTCCGGGACGCCCCCGAGCACCCGGCGACCGGTGCGGCGCCGCGGGTGTTCCTGGCGCTCGCACTGCACAGCGCCGGACGAGTCGACGAGGCCCTGCGCGTGGCGATCGAGGCCGTCGAGCCGACGCTCCCCCGCTACCACCGCTCCGTACGGGCCTACGCGGCGGCGCTGACGGAGCAGCACGTCCAGGACTGA
- a CDS encoding protein kinase domain-containing protein has translation MGHDDAAPLLDGRYRLGDVIGRGGMSVVYRATDEVLHRPVAVKLFNPGTVDLARQEAELGVLAALEHHNLVGLLDAGVVDVVGSGPRRFLVMSLVVGQDLEERLEVAPLAPKHIAEVGYDMAEALDYIHAHGVVHRDIKPSNILLVDYGNGSDRARARLTDFGIALAAGVERLTADGVTTGTAAYLSPEQARGGDVGPTTDVYSLGLVLLQCFTRRREFPGSLVESAIARLTRDPVVPEPLPEHWKHVLRAMTAQDPTARPLGAQLVTMLRDVVIAETAAVHPEQPTAAVHPEQPTAAVHPEQPTSAAPEPARASAPAAADARPATLDSLPEESLQRTVAMAARLFDAPIALVDVLDDDREWTQSWIAEGVDEAARNITFRNGFAPVPVPVVIPDGAAHPEMRQSPLVTGPLGLRFYVSVPLLRHDGTAVGTLAVLDTRPREATEADLANLRDLAALAVTQLELRRESLRTTSDALPVQQSGA, from the coding sequence ATGGGACACGACGACGCCGCGCCGCTCCTGGACGGGCGCTACCGCCTCGGCGACGTGATCGGCCGCGGCGGCATGTCCGTCGTGTACCGCGCCACCGACGAGGTGCTGCACCGACCCGTCGCCGTGAAGCTGTTCAACCCCGGCACGGTCGACCTCGCTCGACAGGAGGCCGAGCTCGGCGTCCTCGCGGCGCTCGAGCACCACAACCTCGTCGGCCTGCTCGACGCCGGGGTCGTCGACGTCGTCGGCAGCGGGCCGCGCCGGTTCCTCGTGATGTCGCTCGTCGTCGGCCAGGACCTCGAGGAACGGCTCGAGGTCGCCCCGCTCGCCCCGAAGCACATCGCCGAGGTCGGCTACGACATGGCCGAGGCGCTCGACTACATCCACGCGCACGGCGTCGTGCACCGGGACATCAAGCCCTCGAACATCCTGCTCGTCGACTACGGCAACGGCTCCGACCGTGCCCGCGCACGCCTGACCGACTTCGGGATCGCGCTCGCGGCCGGGGTCGAGCGGCTCACCGCCGACGGTGTGACGACCGGCACCGCCGCGTACCTCAGCCCGGAGCAGGCCCGCGGCGGCGACGTCGGCCCTACGACGGACGTGTACTCGCTCGGCCTCGTGCTGCTGCAGTGCTTCACCCGGCGCCGGGAGTTCCCCGGCTCGCTCGTCGAGTCCGCGATCGCGCGCCTGACCCGTGACCCGGTGGTGCCCGAGCCGCTCCCCGAGCACTGGAAGCACGTGCTCCGGGCGATGACCGCGCAGGACCCGACGGCCCGGCCGCTCGGCGCCCAGCTCGTCACGATGCTCCGCGACGTCGTCATCGCCGAGACCGCGGCGGTGCACCCCGAGCAGCCGACCGCGGCGGTGCACCCCGAGCAGCCGACCGCGGCGGTGCACCCCGAGCAGCCGACCTCGGCAGCGCCGGAGCCGGCACGGGCGTCTGCCCCCGCAGCCGCCGACGCCCGTCCGGCGACGCTCGACTCGCTGCCCGAGGAATCCCTCCAGCGCACCGTCGCCATGGCCGCGCGCCTGTTCGACGCCCCGATCGCCCTCGTCGACGTGCTCGACGACGACCGCGAGTGGACGCAGTCCTGGATCGCCGAGGGCGTCGACGAGGCCGCGCGCAACATCACCTTCCGCAACGGCTTCGCCCCCGTGCCGGTGCCCGTCGTGATCCCCGACGGTGCCGCACACCCGGAGATGCGCCAGAGCCCGCTCGTCACCGGGCCGCTCGGTCTCCGGTTCTACGTGAGCGTCCCGCTGCTCCGCCACGACGGCACCGCGGTCGGCACCCTCGCGGTGCTCGACACCCGCCCGCGCGAAGCGACCGAGGCCGACCTCGCGAACCTCCGGGACCTCGCGGCCCTGGCGGTCACGCAGCTCGAGCTCCGTCGCGAGTCCCTCCGCACCACGAGCGACGCCCTCCCGGTGCAGCAGTCCGGCGCCTGA
- a CDS encoding DUF6807 domain-containing protein translates to MEQTAVDRVLRTLEVGGTTVATLVDGGASPVAWSPRPFLHPVRTLAGTVLTDARPDDHPWHCGVGTAVPDVDGVNCWGGPTYVPGTGYEECDDHGRAVATAVSDGDGTLTQRLRWTGPDGALVLRETRTLTWGASDGGWVLGWTSAFRAPGSSPVRLGSPGSHGRAGAGYGGFTWRFAPCDDVAVRTSTAVGEDAVHGAVAPWVEWTGTFDGRHGSGARASVRFEALGHADPWFVRVAEYPAVGSALAWDAPVVVEPDAPLVRSFRVTVRDEA, encoded by the coding sequence GTGGAGCAAACCGCGGTCGACCGGGTCCTGCGCACGCTCGAGGTCGGCGGGACCACGGTCGCGACGCTCGTCGATGGCGGGGCGAGCCCGGTCGCGTGGAGCCCGCGGCCGTTCCTGCACCCGGTGCGGACCCTCGCGGGGACGGTGCTCACCGACGCGCGGCCGGACGACCACCCGTGGCACTGCGGGGTCGGGACGGCGGTTCCCGACGTCGACGGGGTGAACTGCTGGGGCGGCCCGACGTACGTGCCCGGCACCGGCTACGAGGAGTGCGACGACCACGGGCGGGCCGTCGCCACGGCAGTCTCGGACGGGGACGGGACGCTCACCCAGCGGCTCCGCTGGACCGGGCCGGACGGGGCGCTCGTGCTGCGGGAGACACGGACGCTCACCTGGGGCGCCTCGGACGGCGGTTGGGTGCTCGGCTGGACGTCGGCGTTCCGCGCGCCGGGGTCGTCGCCCGTCCGGCTCGGGAGTCCGGGGAGTCACGGCCGCGCGGGAGCCGGGTACGGGGGCTTCACGTGGCGGTTCGCGCCGTGTGACGACGTCGCCGTGCGGACGTCGACCGCCGTGGGCGAGGATGCCGTGCACGGGGCCGTCGCACCCTGGGTGGAGTGGACCGGGACGTTCGACGGGCGGCACGGGTCAGGGGCGCGTGCGTCGGTGCGGTTCGAGGCCCTGGGCCACGCGGACCCGTGGTTCGTGCGGGTCGCTGAGTACCCGGCGGTCGGGTCGGCGCTGGCGTGGGACGCTCCCGTCGTGGTGGAGCCCGACGCACCCCTGGTGCGGTCCTTCCGGGTGACGGTCCGCGACGAAGCGTGA
- a CDS encoding class I SAM-dependent methyltransferase — MDEHDARDWWEARYGGSEGIWSGRVNAVLAAEAADLPVGRALDLGCGEGGDVVWLAEQGWTATGVDLSATAVARAGRAAAAAGVDGRTTFVAADLATWAPEDDERYDLVTASFLQSWPVEIPRAAILRRAAGFVAPGGHLLVTAHAAPPHGDLPEEMRAYRFPTPEEDLAAVLGSDEATAGGPAAGGPAAWAVLSAERRPRTTTTADGTTHETEDSVVLVRRRA; from the coding sequence ATGGACGAACACGACGCACGCGACTGGTGGGAGGCGCGCTACGGCGGCAGCGAGGGGATCTGGTCCGGTCGGGTGAACGCCGTGCTCGCCGCGGAGGCCGCGGACCTGCCCGTGGGGCGGGCGCTGGACCTGGGGTGCGGCGAGGGCGGCGACGTGGTCTGGCTGGCGGAGCAGGGGTGGACGGCGACCGGTGTCGACCTGTCCGCCACGGCGGTCGCGCGCGCCGGACGAGCGGCAGCGGCCGCCGGTGTGGACGGACGGACGACGTTCGTCGCGGCGGACCTGGCCACGTGGGCACCCGAGGACGACGAGCGGTACGACCTCGTGACGGCGTCGTTCCTGCAGTCGTGGCCGGTCGAGATCCCGCGGGCGGCGATCCTCCGCCGGGCGGCCGGGTTCGTCGCGCCGGGCGGGCACCTGCTCGTCACGGCGCACGCCGCACCGCCGCACGGGGACCTGCCCGAGGAGATGCGGGCGTACCGGTTCCCGACGCCGGAGGAGGACCTCGCTGCGGTGCTCGGCAGCGACGAGGCGACGGCGGGCGGTCCGGCGGCGGGCGGTCCGGCGGCTTGGGCCGTGCTGTCCGCGGAGCGCCGACCGCGGACGACGACCACTGCCGACGGCACGACGCACGAGACCGAGGACAGCGTGGTCCTCGTCCGGCGCCGGGCGTAG
- a CDS encoding DUF1648 domain-containing protein has translation MTTRPIDRGARTAVVAPGAALFAGLLVAATVLGPTLPARIAQHFGGDGQPDGYGSPWPFFWVTAAVAAAAVAMSLWALRARDRRTAGLVVLVGNLLTGILVVTWVWLAVIAQDPEPTFSGWSTVPALLVGGVAGVVPLVVLRRAAAPIERGSAEPLRVGPDARVAWRGRTGSAVFGVIGVLVLATGCTVAVLLGVRGETGGAVTTAVVAVVAGASTLVLARVEVTVDRRGLRVVSALTRVPLMRVPLERIDTCGWEQVSPGQWGGWGYRVSGRGVAYVARSGPGLVVETTGGSARLVTVDGADRAAAALGTLLAARAA, from the coding sequence ATGACGACACGACCGATCGACCGAGGGGCCCGCACGGCGGTGGTGGCTCCGGGGGCGGCGCTGTTCGCCGGGCTCCTGGTGGCCGCCACGGTGCTCGGGCCGACGCTGCCCGCTCGGATCGCGCAGCACTTCGGCGGCGACGGACAGCCCGACGGGTACGGCTCGCCGTGGCCGTTCTTCTGGGTCACGGCCGCCGTCGCCGCCGCAGCCGTCGCCATGTCACTGTGGGCACTCCGCGCGCGGGACCGACGGACCGCGGGACTCGTCGTGCTCGTCGGGAACCTGCTCACCGGGATCCTCGTCGTGACCTGGGTCTGGCTCGCGGTGATCGCCCAGGACCCCGAGCCGACGTTCTCCGGGTGGTCGACGGTGCCGGCGCTGCTCGTCGGTGGCGTCGCCGGAGTCGTGCCGCTCGTCGTGCTGCGGCGCGCCGCTGCGCCGATCGAGCGCGGGAGTGCGGAACCGCTCCGGGTCGGTCCGGACGCCCGGGTCGCTTGGCGGGGCCGCACCGGCAGCGCGGTCTTCGGGGTGATCGGCGTGCTCGTGCTCGCGACGGGCTGCACGGTCGCGGTGCTGCTCGGCGTGCGCGGTGAGACCGGCGGTGCGGTCACGACGGCGGTGGTCGCGGTGGTCGCCGGGGCGTCGACGCTCGTGCTCGCCCGGGTCGAGGTGACGGTCGACCGCCGGGGGCTCCGGGTGGTGTCCGCGCTGACGCGCGTCCCGCTCATGCGTGTGCCGCTCGAGCGGATCGACACCTGTGGGTGGGAGCAGGTCTCCCCCGGGCAGTGGGGCGGTTGGGGCTACCGGGTCAGCGGGCGCGGGGTCGCGTACGTCGCGCGGTCGGGTCCGGGGCTGGTCGTCGAGACGACGGGCGGGTCGGCGCGGCTCGTGACGGTGGACGGGGCGGACCGCGCGGCGGCCGCGCTCGGCACCCTGCTCGCGGCGCGGGCGGCCTGA
- a CDS encoding GntR family transcriptional regulator produces the protein MLITVDPSARATLADQIAAQVRLAIARGELRTGERLPPARDLAASVDVNVHTVLRAYARLQEDGLIELRRGRGATVIRSGHASFDQLRSLVAELRNQAEILGVTLDDLLTMIKGER, from the coding sequence ATGTTGATCACCGTCGACCCGTCTGCGCGCGCCACGCTCGCGGACCAGATCGCCGCACAGGTGCGGCTCGCGATCGCGCGGGGCGAACTGCGGACCGGCGAGCGCCTGCCGCCGGCGCGGGACCTCGCAGCGTCGGTCGACGTCAACGTGCACACGGTGCTCCGCGCCTACGCACGCCTGCAGGAGGACGGGCTCATCGAGCTCCGTCGCGGCCGCGGCGCCACCGTGATCCGCTCGGGGCACGCCTCGTTCGACCAGCTGCGGTCGCTCGTCGCGGAGCTCCGGAACCAGGCGGAGATCCTCGGGGTCACGCTCGACGACCTGCTCACCATGATCAAGGGGGAACGATGA
- a CDS encoding helix-turn-helix transcriptional regulator, with product MSTVAARADSAHPAPLRPDRTAVSEGPVSVRRVAVHEVHRSGTEPEAARELLEQVYGAREVVIDPDGPFHFRYRSTGDDRVSLRTSSVTARRSGVLAPGRQYVLAWSVEGGVVIDPDREDGVTLRPGVPVMVPAGRPFATTAPPGTMHLVHFDADFLEAVAVVGTARVPVPLAFPASVPSTHLESLQTTLREVAPAMLDTAVVDGDRAVLDLRLAEAVLAAFRPEPDGGQPDVRVDAIDRAKAHMYAHFGVPLTAADIAGAADVSVRTLQETFQRVEGTTPTAFLRDLRLGKARVALQLADVRETSVAAVAFSCGFRHMGRFSGSYAGRYGEHPGDTLRGQRRRIAVAGGPVRIVG from the coding sequence GTGAGCACCGTGGCGGCACGCGCGGACTCGGCGCACCCGGCTCCGCTGCGCCCGGACCGCACGGCCGTCTCCGAGGGCCCGGTCAGCGTCCGCCGGGTCGCCGTGCACGAGGTGCACCGCAGCGGCACCGAGCCCGAGGCCGCACGCGAGCTCCTCGAGCAGGTCTACGGCGCCCGCGAGGTCGTGATCGACCCCGACGGCCCGTTCCACTTCCGCTACCGCTCCACGGGTGACGACCGGGTCAGCCTCCGGACGTCGTCCGTGACCGCCCGGCGGAGCGGTGTGCTCGCGCCCGGTCGCCAGTACGTCCTCGCGTGGTCGGTCGAGGGCGGCGTCGTCATCGACCCCGACCGCGAGGACGGCGTGACCCTCCGGCCCGGCGTCCCCGTGATGGTCCCCGCCGGACGGCCCTTCGCGACCACGGCGCCCCCGGGGACGATGCACCTCGTCCACTTCGACGCGGACTTCCTCGAGGCCGTCGCCGTCGTCGGCACCGCGCGCGTCCCGGTGCCGCTGGCCTTCCCCGCCTCGGTGCCCTCCACCCACCTGGAGTCGCTGCAGACGACCCTGCGCGAGGTGGCTCCCGCCATGCTCGACACCGCCGTGGTGGACGGCGACCGGGCGGTCCTCGACCTCCGGTTGGCCGAGGCGGTGCTCGCGGCGTTCCGTCCCGAACCGGACGGCGGGCAGCCGGACGTCCGGGTCGACGCGATCGACCGCGCGAAGGCGCACATGTACGCCCACTTCGGCGTCCCGCTCACCGCCGCCGACATCGCCGGCGCCGCCGACGTCAGCGTCCGCACGCTGCAGGAGACCTTCCAACGCGTGGAGGGCACCACCCCGACCGCCTTCCTCCGGGACCTCCGGCTCGGCAAGGCACGCGTCGCCCTCCAGCTCGCCGACGTCCGCGAGACCTCCGTCGCGGCAGTCGCCTTCTCGTGCGGCTTCCGCCACATGGGTCGGTTCTCCGGGTCGTACGCCGGACGGTACGGCGAGCACCCCGGCGACACGCTGCGCGGGCAGCGGCGCCGCATCGCGGTCGCCGGCGGTCCGGTCCGGATCGTCGGCTGA
- a CDS encoding alpha/beta fold hydrolase — protein sequence MQTGSAHATGTGRVANTVRGTGAPVLVLHGTPGSLEGAEAMARFLPSERFRVVAVARPGYAGTPIVPGHASLDDEADRYAALLDDLGVDRTAVLAWSGGGPSAYRFAARHPDRVSALVVTAGLSGHWVPPHASPAEWFVARTRLGGALAAIAGHVVPRAVVGTVVAGVSSLRGAALRAHVRDVLHDPVRRTTVLDLATSGNAAGTHRAGWENDVRVLGALERLDLGAVRTPTLLLHGDADTDVDPAHSRRALAEVAGAELVTLPGGTHFALWDHADSVAVQQRVAEHLAR from the coding sequence ATGCAGACCGGATCAGCCCACGCGACCGGTACCGGACGTGTCGCGAACACCGTGCGCGGCACGGGCGCGCCGGTCCTCGTCCTGCACGGCACCCCCGGAAGCCTGGAGGGCGCGGAGGCGATGGCGCGGTTCCTGCCGTCCGAGCGCTTCCGGGTCGTCGCGGTCGCCCGCCCCGGCTACGCCGGCACCCCGATCGTCCCCGGGCACGCGTCCCTCGACGACGAGGCCGACCGCTACGCGGCGCTCCTGGACGACCTGGGCGTCGACCGCACCGCGGTGCTCGCGTGGTCCGGCGGTGGCCCGTCGGCGTACCGCTTCGCCGCCCGGCACCCCGACCGGGTCAGCGCCCTCGTCGTGACGGCAGGGCTCTCCGGACACTGGGTGCCGCCGCACGCGTCGCCGGCGGAGTGGTTCGTCGCGCGGACCCGACTCGGCGGCGCGCTCGCCGCGATCGCAGGGCACGTCGTCCCGCGCGCAGTCGTCGGCACCGTCGTCGCGGGTGTGAGCTCGCTCCGGGGTGCAGCGCTGCGGGCGCACGTGCGCGACGTCCTGCACGACCCGGTCCGCCGCACCACCGTGCTCGACCTCGCGACGAGCGGGAACGCCGCCGGGACGCACCGCGCCGGATGGGAGAACGACGTCCGGGTCCTGGGTGCGCTGGAGCGGCTCGACCTCGGCGCCGTCCGGACGCCGACGCTGCTCCTGCACGGCGACGCGGACACCGACGTCGACCCGGCGCACAGCCGTCGCGCGCTCGCCGAGGTAGCGGGCGCCGAGCTCGTGACGCTCCCGGGTGGGACGCACTTCGCGCTCTGGGACCACGCGGACTCGGTCGCGGTGCAGCAGCGCGTCGCGGAGCACCTGGCGCGCTGA
- a CDS encoding C40 family peptidase, which yields MGRHALPAAPDGTEPARPQRVATTPETPADLPPTLRRPRGRRSAPVATVVPAQAPVASGLGPAVDQARAARTVDAPLPVTTQAVRRPARTAPRPVASTAVAGSVVLSRSAALRAERAADPRHIRRAANAKRAALLLAPALAVTSSLTLTLPANADPMTGADRSATSTSHSDQAAFGHEANQSYTVARDVEVPVVQTDGMTTTTTIVSYPTIVTKYGVTTQQAEDAISKVLSAGGKRATIVSTALQYMGDPYLEGGASHSGIDCSGLTMVAYAAVGIPLVHYVPSQDAVATTIPESEAQPGDLVVFDNEDHVGIYLGDGVVLQAPHPGDPVDIVPVYPNAHHFARLLPAGE from the coding sequence ATGGGACGTCACGCCCTGCCCGCAGCCCCCGACGGCACCGAGCCGGCGCGCCCGCAGCGCGTCGCCACGACCCCCGAGACGCCGGCCGACCTGCCGCCGACGCTCCGCCGTCCGCGTGGTCGTCGTTCGGCACCGGTCGCCACGGTCGTCCCGGCCCAGGCGCCGGTCGCCTCCGGCCTGGGTCCGGCGGTCGACCAGGCCCGCGCGGCCCGCACCGTCGACGCCCCGCTCCCGGTCACCACCCAGGCCGTCCGACGTCCCGCGCGCACCGCACCCCGCCCGGTGGCCTCGACGGCAGTCGCCGGCTCGGTGGTGCTCTCCCGGTCCGCCGCCCTGCGCGCCGAGCGTGCCGCCGACCCGCGGCACATCCGCCGCGCGGCGAACGCCAAGCGTGCCGCCCTGCTGCTGGCACCGGCCCTCGCGGTCACCTCGAGCCTGACGTTGACCCTCCCCGCGAACGCCGATCCGATGACCGGCGCCGACCGCTCGGCGACGTCGACGTCCCACAGCGACCAGGCCGCGTTCGGGCACGAGGCGAACCAGTCCTACACGGTCGCCCGTGACGTCGAGGTCCCAGTCGTGCAGACCGACGGCATGACCACCACGACGACGATCGTGTCCTACCCGACGATCGTGACGAAGTACGGGGTCACCACCCAGCAGGCCGAGGACGCGATCTCGAAGGTCCTGTCCGCCGGCGGCAAGCGCGCGACGATCGTCTCGACGGCGCTGCAGTACATGGGTGACCCGTACCTCGAGGGCGGCGCGAGCCACTCCGGCATCGACTGCTCCGGGCTGACGATGGTCGCCTACGCAGCCGTCGGCATCCCGCTCGTGCACTACGTCCCGTCGCAGGACGCCGTGGCGACGACGATCCCCGAGTCCGAGGCCCAGCCCGGTGACCTCGTGGTGTTCGACAACGAGGACCACGTCGGCATCTACCTCGGCGACGGCGTCGTGCTGCAGGCCCCGCACCCGGGCGACCCGGTCGACATCGTGCCGGTGTACCCGAACGCCCACCACTTCGCCCGGCTGCTGCCCGCGGGGGAGTGA